In candidate division WOR-3 bacterium, the genomic window AAAAAATATCGGGAAAAAGGGGCTATTCTTTTCGTATTCGCCCTTTTAGCTGTCGGACTATCCGATTTTTTAGGGGCTGAAATTTTCAAAACCTTGTTTTCAAGACCCAGGCCCTGCCAAGAAATTGGAGGGCTTTTTTATTTTGATAAAGATTCCTCGCAATGGCTTGTTACCGACGGTATAAAGAACTTTAAATCTTCTTCGTCTTTTGTCTCAAATCATGCTTCGAACTCTTTCGCTTTTTCACTTTTTTCTTCATTCTATTTTAAAAAACTTGCACCTTTTTATATTTTAGCCGCTTTGTTGGTCGGGGTTTCGAGGATTTACACTGGTGTTCATTATCCTTCGGACGTAATCGCCGGATTTTCTCTAGGAGCTTTATGCGCATTCTTTTCCAAATGGGCTCTTGAATCTCTACAGAAAACAGGTTTTTTGAAAGTTTGTCCGTTGATTTTTAAGAAGAGGTAAACTATCATATTAGAAAATTTACTATAACTATAAGCCAAAGGGAGGGAGTAAAAGGCATGAAATACCTGAAAACTTACCCTGAAAAGTGTTTGGGCTGTATGCAGTGCATGGACATTTGTTCAGAGACTTTTTTTGGAGAAAAGAACCATTCCAAGTCGGCTATAAGAGTTACACCAAAAGAAGAAAGTGGTTTCGACATAATTGTATGCAACCAGAAATGCAGGCTTTGTGTTGATGAATGCCCGGTGCAGGCTCTGACAGTTACCCCTCGAGGGATCGTCATACTGAATAAAAAACTCTGCGTCGGATGTCTGGCTTGTGTTGCGGTTTGTCCTTTACAAGCGATGATGTGGTTGCCAAGTGTGGAAAATCCATTTAAATGTATAGCTTGCGGTAAATGCGTCGAAGTGTGTCCCGTGGGCGCCCTTGAAATCGTCGAGGAGGAATAAATGTCAGACCTTGAAAAAATATTATCGGCACACAGACAACTCGCCGAGTTCATCTACGAGTTGAAACCCGTCCAGAGAGGATACAACGACAGGACTCTGTATGTGAATCTTTCGGACAACACCATAAAAATCAAGCAGGTCACCAGTGAGATGAAGGAAAAATTCACGGGGGGGAGGGGTTACGACCTCAGACTTTTATGGGATGCCGTCAACGAGAACACTAAGTGGAATTCCCCCGAAAATGAAATAGTAATTGCCGCGGGACCCATTGGAGGCAACACCAATTACGCCGGCTCTGGCAAATCCATAGTTGTGACAGTTTCTCCTTCGACAGGGATACCAATTGATTCCAACGTTGGAGGTTATTTTGGACCCTACCTTAAATTTTCCGGTTTTGACGCCATAGAAATTCAGGGAAAGGCCGAGAATGAAGTGATTGTTTTTATAGACGGTGACGAAGGCTCTGTTAGAATAATCGAAGCCCCGGAAGAAGCTGTTGACAGCCACATTCTCGGAGAACAGATAGTCGAAATGTTTTCAAAGAGCGAAGAAGATAAAATTCACATCAGCTCGGTCTCCGCGGGAACGGGATCGGAGCATTCCTACATCGGATGCCTGAACTTTTCCCTATACGACAAAAGGAGAAAAGGGGTCAGATTCAAACAAGCCGGAAGGGGAGGGACAGGAACTGTATTCCGGGACAAAAAAATTAAAGCCCTGATCGTGAGGTTTTCAAAACTTTCTTCTTCTTCAAACAACCCTGCCGATATCTCTAAGCTACAAAGAGTCGGGCTTAAACTTCACAACGAAATAATCCAAAGAGACGAACTCGACTGCAACATGAGAAAAGTGGGTACCGCTCACCTGGCGGAAATAATGAACGACTACGACCTTCTTCCGACTATGAACTACAAATTCGGAAGTCACGAGAAAGCGAGAAATCTCGCTTCCGACCTTTTGTACGAAAAATTTCTTTCCAAAGGTAAGCCAGACGGTTGCTGGTACGGATGCACTTTGGCGTGCGCCAAAGTAGTAGAAAATTTTAAACTAACTACAGGACCTTACAAAGGCAGCAAAGTTCTGGTGGATGGACCGGAATACGAAACTGTAGCGGGTTGCGGTTCAAACCTAGGAATCTTCGACATGAGGGATGTTCTTGAAATCAATTTTTACTGTGATTCGTACGGTCTTGACACTATTTCATTCGGCACAATGACAGCATTTATAATGGAATGCTGGGAAAAGGGTATCCTCGACCTGGAGAAAACGGGCGGACTTGATTTTACTTGGGGAAAAGCAGGGTCTGTCCTTGAACTTCTGCATTTGATCTCTCGGGGCGAGGGATTCGGGCTTATCGCAGGAAAAGGCATAAGGAGAATGAAAGAGTATTTCGAGAAAGAGTTCGGAGGGGACAGGAAACTGATGGACGATATCGGAATGGAGGCGAAGGGGCTGGAATACTCGGAATATGTCACAAAAGAATCATTGGCTATGCAGGGCGGGTACGGGCTTGCCAACAAGGGTCCGCAGCACGACGAAGCTTGGCTGATTTTCATGGATATGGTCCAGAATTTGATCCCTACATTCGAAGACAAAGCTGAAGCGCTGCATTATTTTCCCATGTTCAGAACATGGTTCGGAATCCAGGGGCTTTGCAAACTACCCTGGAATGACATCACACCCGCGGACAACGCAAGGACAGACGAACCGGCGAAAGTTCCGGAACATGTTCAGAATTACGTCGATATTTTCAACGCCATTACTGGAAACGGCATAGACAAAGAAGGATTGATACTACAGTCTGAGAGGGTTTATAACTTTCAGAGAGTTTTCAACCTTCGGCTTGGACACGGAAAGAGAGCTGACGACTGGATCCCATACAGGTCCGTAGGTCCTGTCACCGCAGAGGAATACGAATCAAGACAGGAAAGATACGACAGGCAACTAGAAGAAAAGGCGGGGGTAGACCCAAAAAAGTTGAACACTGAAGAAAAGGTGAAAAGACTTAGGGAATTCAGGGAAGACCAGTATCAAAAGCTTATCGACGCCGTCTATGAGAGAAGAGGTTGGACAAAAGAGGGCATTCCGACAATTGAACATCTTAAAAAAATCGGTATGGACTTGCCTGAAGTCGTCGAGATAGTTAAAAAACACTTATGATTTAAGGGAGATCCGGAAATGATTAAGGTAAATGAATATTTTGAGGGTATGGTCAAGAGTCTTGGACCGGAAACTCAGGAAAAAAAATTTACGCTGGGTGTTATAATGCCCGGCAGTTATGAATTCACAACTGGCGTCAAAGAGCTGATGGAAATTGTCCAGGGTTCTCTCGAAATCCACTTTGAAGGACATCCTGCGAAAGAATACCCGAAAGGACAGAATTTCACGGTCCCTGAGAACACCAAATTCACCGTCAAGGCGGAAAAGCCCACCGCTTACATCTGTTATTACGGGTAGATCAGCCGGTGTAAAAAAGTGCGCCGTCCGTATGGTTCTTTAGAAAAGATACTTCGTAGGCGCAAGGTCGGTATAGCAGGCTGTGGCGGGTTAGGGTCCAATTGCGCCGTATCGTTAGCGAGAGCCGGAATAGGTGGTCTTTTACTCGTCGATTTCGATTTCGTGACGGAATCCAACCTCGACAGGCAGTATTATTTCATAAATCAAGTCGGAAAGAAAAAAGTTGAAGCCCTCCAAGAAAATATCCTTGGAGTTGACCCTGAGGTGAAAGTCGAAACTTTTTTCGGCAGAATCCGGGAAGACAACGTGAAAGAGCTTTTCGGGGATTGCGGTTTGATTGTGGAAGCTCTTGATGTCGCCCAAGAAAAAGCTTTTTTCATACAGAAAGTTTCCGAATGTTTTCCGAGAAAACCCATTGTTTCCGGTTCCGGAATCGCAGGATACGGGAGTAATAACAGAATAAAGACGAGAAGGTTCGGAAATTTGTGGGTTTGCGGAGACGGCGAAACAGAAGTTTCAAAACAGAACCCGCCGCTTTCGCCTAAAGTCACCGCCATAGCGAACTTGCAGGCGAATCAAATTCTGGAGATAATCCTGAAGAATCGCTAGATGAATATAAAACTAAACAAGAAAGATTTTATAGTAGAACGGGATGAGTTGAGCTTGTCAGAATTGCTCAAAATCGTAGCGCCGAGGCACCCCATAGCAGCGGTAAGAATAAACGGCAAATTCGTAAAAAAAGAAAACTATCCCTGCTCTTTCTTAAACGAAAATGACCGTGTCGTTATCGTATATATGCTCGGCGGCGGGTGACGTCATCTAAAAAATCCTCCCTTTAAAAACTATACAAAGAGCTACCTGGAAAAATTCCATTTTGAGCACTGGAATAAAAGTTTTGACTCTGGGGTAAATAAGGTAGAAAACAAACAGGAGGTGAAAGATGAGGAAATTCGACACCGGAGGCTCTCTTAAAACAGGCATAATCCTCGCTTTGCTTTTCCATTTAGTGGCTTTTATCTCTTTGCCGGAACCTTCTATACCGGTTTATAAACCTTCGGAAATAGACCAGAGGGAGACCCGGCAGATGGACGTCAAGGTAAACATTGATTTCAGGACAATAGAAGAAGTGGTGAAACTGATAGAGGATCGTCAAATTGTCGAAATACCAAATCAAAACGGCGGAGAGATAATAATTTCAGAAACAGGAGACAGCCTTTTGGGCAACATAAGCGATTCGGTTTTTCTCATAGACACTGTTTCGTTGATTTCTGAAGATTCTTTTGAGTCGGTTTCAGAATACGCCATGTCCTATGAAATACCTCCGAGACCCATAAAACTTCAAGAGCCAGATTATCCTCCTTCAGCTTTGAACGCCGGAATTGAAGGTACGGTGGTTTTAATGCTCTGGGTTGATCTCGACGGAAAAGTGACGAAAGCGGAAGTTCTAAACTCGACAAACCCTCTTTTCGATCAGAACGCGATAGAAGCCGGTATGGGTTGTCTTTTCGACCCGGCGGAAAGCGCCGGGAGGCCCGTAAGGGTTAAAATAGTCTTCCCTGTAAACTTCAGGCTCGATTGAAGGTATGTAAAAGCGGCGCTTGTTCAAAAACGCCGCTTTATTTTGAAAAGAACTGTTGACATTTCATCCTATTGATATCAAAAATTCATTTCACCAAAGCAGAAAATCATGAACGGGGAAATATTTAAGAAAATTGCCGAAGAATTGGGGAAAAGCACTTCGAACCGAATTTCGAGATCGAGCGCATCTGAACTGGCTTTGTATATTTCGAGTCTTTTCTATTGCCGGGAAAAAAGTGTTCTCGTTGTTCTCGATGATGAAAAGGAAGTCGAAAAGGTATTTTCTGATGTTTTTGTGATAACTGGTGTTATACCTGAAATTTTCTCTAAATGGGACAAGTCGATTCCCGGAGAGTTTTCTCCGTCGCCTGACATCGTCGGAAGAAGGCTGAATTTTATCTCGGGAATCGGCACCGGGAAGAGGAGCATCTATCTGACCGACACCAAATCTTTCAAAGAAAAGGTGCCTTCTCCTGAAAGAATTCAGGCTTTTTCAACGGTATTGAATGCAGGGCAGAAAATCCAAACAGAGAAATTCTCGAGATTCTTGATCAGTTCAGGGTACACTTTGGAGACAAACACTATTAACCCCGGAGAGTATTCGATAAGAGGTGGAATAATAGACGTGTTCTCACCAGCGGAAAGCTTTCCTGCGAGAATCGAATTGTTCGGAGAAGACGTCGAAGATATAAGGATTTACGAACCTTCAAAAGGAAAAAGCATCAAAAGCGTCGAAGAATACAGGGTGTTTCCTGCCAGGGAAATAATGCTTTTCGAAGATGAAATTGAAAAGCTGAAAGCCGAGTATCCAGAATATCCGGATGCATTTATTTTTGGCGGCGAGACAATTGCCTCGAGTTTAAGAAAACACGATGTCCCCCTAAAAGATTTAAAATTTGACGGTCTGGTTTTAACCGAGTCTGAAAGTGAAAATTCTTCAGCGTCGATCGATTGGGGAACAGGTTTTGCCTCTTTTCTTGATTTAGGCATAGATAAAATTGAAAGCAAATCAATAGAAAGCGAATACGAAGATTTTCGAATGTTTTTTTTCGTGAGATCCCAATCTCTATCTAAAGCGTTGAAAAAATATTATCCAGAGGCTGATTTCATCGGTAAACCATTAAGTTCCGGTTTTGCATTAAATATCGCGAAAGCGCTTTTTATAACTGAAAAAGAACTCTTCGGGCACGAACCGAGGCTGATAGGTAAAAACGAAAGGGAGAAGTTCTTTTTAAAGGAGGAAATTGAATTTTTACCTTTGGGAAGTTATGTTGTCCACGAAGAATCCGGAATAGCCAAGTATAGAGGGATAAAAACAATAGAAAACGCGGGACAAAACACAGAGTATCTAATACTTGAATACGCTGACGAAGCTTTTTTGTATTTACCTGTCCACAAGCTACACCTTGTAACCCGTTACATTGGACCAAAAGATAGCTCTGAACCTAAATTGAGCAATTTGGGCTCTTCAAGATGGCTTGAAAAAAAGCGACGGGCAAAAAAACAGATCTGGGACATGACAATTGAGCTGGCTCAGCATTACGCCGTGAGAAAAGCTTCAAAAGCCCCTTCCGTTGAAATCGACGACGAATTACGTCAATCACTTTCTCAGACTTTTGAGTTCGAGGAGACTCCTGACCAGCTTAAAGCCATAAATGACGTGTACACTGATCTTTCAAGCTCAAAACCAATGGATCGGCTGATCTGCGGAGAAGTTGGTTTTGGGAAAACCGAGGTGGCTATCAGGGCTGCTATGAAGTCAGCCAACAGCGGGTTTCAAACGGCTGTTCTGGTGCCTACAACGGTTTTATGCCAGCAACACTTAGAAGTATTCAGGAGAAGGCTTGAAGATTATCCTCTAAAAATCGAAATGCTGAGCAGGTTTGTCAGCAGGGAAGGTGCGAAAAAGGTATTGGAAAATGTCGCTCTTGGAAAGACGGACATAGTTGTCGGGACGCACAGACTTTTGTCGAAAGATGTTGTTTTCAAGAATTTGGGACTTTTGGTGGTGGATGAAGAACACAAATTCGGTGTTAAGCAGAAAGAGAAGTTGAGAAAAATCAAAAAAAATGTCAACACCCTCATGATGAGTGCGACTCCGATACCGAGAACTCTTCACATGTCTCTCTGGAACCTGATGGATGTCAGTCAGATCAACACACCCCCTCCCGGCAGAATGCCTATAGAAACTTCGATAATTCCGTTTTCCGAAAAAGTCATAAAAGACGCGGTTTATTTCGAAGTGGAAAGAGGTGGGCAGGTGTTTTTTCTACACAACAGAATCGACAGCCTGCAAGCAGTGGAGGTCTACTTGAAAAAAATCTTTCCGGACGTGACCATGAAAAGTTGTCACGGGAGGATGTCGAGCGCTCAAATAGAAAAGATAATGATTGAATTCTACGACCACGAGTTCGACATGTTGATATCGACGACAATAATTGAATCTGGTCTGGACATAAAAAACGCCAACACTTTAATTGTCGACAGGGCGGACACGTTAGGATTAGCTCAGCTTCACCAGATAAGGGGAAGAATAGGAAGAAGCGATGTCCGTGCTTATTGTTATTTTATGATACCGAGAAAAGGGCCGAAAACTGACAGCGGAAGGGAGAGGTTGAAGGCGATACGATCTTACGCCAGACTCGGCGCCGGTTACCAGCTTGCACTTCACGACATGAAAATAAGAGGCGTGGGAAATCTTCTTGGTAAAGAACAGTCGGGGTACGATTTTGATATCGGATACGAACTTTACATGAAATATCTCGAAGAAGCTGTCGAAAAAGTCAGAGCTGAAAAAGGTCATGAAAAAGAGATAACACACGAAATATGGGCCGATTTTCCGTATTACATTCCGCCGGAATACGTCAAAGACGTCAACGAGCGTGTATACCTTTACAGGAAAATCGCGGCGGCAGACCTATCTGGACTCGACGAAATAAAATCCGAAGTCAGAGACAAATTCGGCCCGCTTCCGGATTCAGCAAAGATTTTTTTTGAAATCTCAACACTCTACAGGTTGCTGAAAAACACCTTGATAACATCTCTCGCACTCGCAGAATCGGTAAAAATTCAATTTGCAAAGGACCCTGAAAGGTGGTATATTGAAAAACTTGTTTTTAACTTGCCTAAAGATTGGCGTCCTCATTTCAGAAGAGACGATGAAAGAGAATTACTCGTCGAAATAAAAGGATGGAATCGGAATTTAAAATCTTTGCGCAGATTGCTTGAAGCATTGAATATGGACGGTGAAAATTTATGAAAAAAACAATTTTTCTTGTTTTGTTGCCGGTTTTAATAGGGTGTAGAAATGAAGTCGTTTTGGTTAGAATAGACGGCGAACCCGCTTTATCTCAAAGCGACATACCCGAATACGCCTTTTATCTTCCGGAAGATTCTTTCTTCTATTTACTCGATTCCATGACTGAAGCAAAACTCATCCTTCTGGCAGCTGAGGAAGAGAATTTTCCGCAACTGATTAACTCCGACATCGAAGACCTGAAAAGAATTCTAATTATCGATTCGCTCTGGGATTCAATCCAAGACAGCCTCTTGGCGGAGCATGATTCTCTCGCCTACAAATACTGGGAATGGTCCCAGATTTTGGTCAGGACTTTTCTCGTCAGGCTTCCTCCCGGAAGGCAAAAGGAAGCTCGCGATATAGCCGATTCTATTGAGATTTTCATGGGTGATTCTCTGATGTTGAAAAAATACGTGGATGAAGTCTGCGACAGGTACAATTTCAAAGGCTTGTATTTTGGCCCTTCAGGAGACTTAAGGGATATTTTCCCATACGTGGTCTCTTATAGTCTGGCAGAAGAGTTGGTTGACATGGAAGATATGTCTGTTTCTGAACCCATCGTCACAGACACGGGCATTTTTATTTTGGCGAAAATCAAAAGCATCCCTACAACTGATTTTTACGATTTTGAAGAGGTTAAAGAAAACCTGAAAATGCAGGAAAAATTCAGGTTTTTAGCCGAACAGAGCAATAGGATGATAGACAAGTTGAGAAGAGAGACAGATATAACTTTCAACGGAGAAATTTTCGACTTGTTTTCAAAATTTCCGCATTTTGAGAGAGTTTTGGAAGAAGAACCTATTGTTTTACCTGACCTCGACAGTGTTGTTTTCAACCAGTGGATAGCTGTAGCTGGAGAAGACACGGTTTTTGTGCGCGACATGCTAGACAAAATAAAATCAGGAAGAGTTCTTTACCCCGATCTGTCCGACACTTCATTTCTCCGCTTTTTCCTTATGAGAGATGTGATGCCGCCTTATCTTCTGATTCAAGAAGCCCTGAGAAGAGGAATAGCACTTGAAGGAAACCTTGGGTCGAGGTTTGAGAAACTCAGGGATTCTCTAGTTTATGAATCGTATATCGCCTCTCATACTGGAATCCAGGCTGATTCACAGGAAGTTTACGCTTATTACCTTTCAAACCCCGGTTATTTTTCCATACCGGAAAGGCAGGAATTGTTCATAATAGGAACTGCCGATTCTCTTTTCATGGATGAACTTTTGGATTCAGTTTCCCAGGGCGTGCCCTTTGAAACACTGGCGACGAGGTATTCTGTTCTTCCGTCAGCTCAAAACGGAGGCGATCTCGGTTACGTGACGAGGGGAAGGTACAGAGAGGAAATTGAAAATTTGATTTTCTCGTTGGAACCACAGAGCGTTTCTCATCCGATTTTGCTGGATGGTTATTGGGTGTTGTTCAAGACGGGACTATACAAACCCGATTCTTTGCTGCCTTTCACAAATGTTTTTGAAAGGTGCAGAAATCTGTACCAATCAGAATTACGTTCTCAAATGACAAGTTTTATATTGGAGACCAAAGGTTTGAAAAACAGGGTTGAAATTGACAGTTCAGCCCTGAGAAATCTTTTAAGAGGAAAAAAGGAGGAAATATGAAAAAATATCTGACGATCATTTTCATTCCGGTAATATTGATTCTGACTTCCTGCACAGGAAAACCGAAAGTTATCGACAGGGACACGCTTTTGATATCTATCGGCGACGATAACATGAAAAGAGAGATTGGGATCGTCGAAGTCAGAGCAAATTTCTTTTCTTACGAAGGTGAATCCCCAGACACAGCAATAATGAGACTCAACCAGGTCGTGGACAACCTCATAGAGACGCATATACTGGGGCTGGGAGCTCAAGCCGCGGGTATGCTTGATGACA contains:
- a CDS encoding phosphatase PAP2 family protein, which gives rise to MNFLPFGIDLTLLEVLNRYLHSVPLDYTFCFFSDERSSLIPIFLSLVFFLKKYREKGAILFVFALLAVGLSDFLGAEIFKTLFSRPRPCQEIGGLFYFDKDSSQWLVTDGIKNFKSSSSFVSNHASNSFAFSLFSSFYFKKLAPFYILAALLVGVSRIYTGVHYPSDVIAGFSLGALCAFFSKWALESLQKTGFLKVCPLIFKKR
- a CDS encoding 4Fe-4S binding protein, whose translation is MKYLKTYPEKCLGCMQCMDICSETFFGEKNHSKSAIRVTPKEESGFDIIVCNQKCRLCVDECPVQALTVTPRGIVILNKKLCVGCLACVAVCPLQAMMWLPSVENPFKCIACGKCVEVCPVGALEIVEEE
- a CDS encoding aldehyde:ferredoxin oxidoreductase, coding for MSDLEKILSAHRQLAEFIYELKPVQRGYNDRTLYVNLSDNTIKIKQVTSEMKEKFTGGRGYDLRLLWDAVNENTKWNSPENEIVIAAGPIGGNTNYAGSGKSIVVTVSPSTGIPIDSNVGGYFGPYLKFSGFDAIEIQGKAENEVIVFIDGDEGSVRIIEAPEEAVDSHILGEQIVEMFSKSEEDKIHISSVSAGTGSEHSYIGCLNFSLYDKRRKGVRFKQAGRGGTGTVFRDKKIKALIVRFSKLSSSSNNPADISKLQRVGLKLHNEIIQRDELDCNMRKVGTAHLAEIMNDYDLLPTMNYKFGSHEKARNLASDLLYEKFLSKGKPDGCWYGCTLACAKVVENFKLTTGPYKGSKVLVDGPEYETVAGCGSNLGIFDMRDVLEINFYCDSYGLDTISFGTMTAFIMECWEKGILDLEKTGGLDFTWGKAGSVLELLHLISRGEGFGLIAGKGIRRMKEYFEKEFGGDRKLMDDIGMEAKGLEYSEYVTKESLAMQGGYGLANKGPQHDEAWLIFMDMVQNLIPTFEDKAEALHYFPMFRTWFGIQGLCKLPWNDITPADNARTDEPAKVPEHVQNYVDIFNAITGNGIDKEGLILQSERVYNFQRVFNLRLGHGKRADDWIPYRSVGPVTAEEYESRQERYDRQLEEKAGVDPKKLNTEEKVKRLREFREDQYQKLIDAVYERRGWTKEGIPTIEHLKKIGMDLPEVVEIVKKHL
- a CDS encoding pyrimidine/purine nucleoside phosphorylase, with translation MIKVNEYFEGMVKSLGPETQEKKFTLGVIMPGSYEFTTGVKELMEIVQGSLEIHFEGHPAKEYPKGQNFTVPENTKFTVKAEKPTAYICYYG
- the thiF gene encoding sulfur carrier protein ThiS adenylyltransferase ThiF; the encoded protein is MRRPYGSLEKILRRRKVGIAGCGGLGSNCAVSLARAGIGGLLLVDFDFVTESNLDRQYYFINQVGKKKVEALQENILGVDPEVKVETFFGRIREDNVKELFGDCGLIVEALDVAQEKAFFIQKVSECFPRKPIVSGSGIAGYGSNNRIKTRRFGNLWVCGDGETEVSKQNPPLSPKVTAIANLQANQILEIILKNR
- a CDS encoding sulfur carrier protein ThiS; translation: MNIKLNKKDFIVERDELSLSELLKIVAPRHPIAAVRINGKFVKKENYPCSFLNENDRVVIVYMLGGG
- a CDS encoding energy transducer TonB, producing the protein MRKFDTGGSLKTGIILALLFHLVAFISLPEPSIPVYKPSEIDQRETRQMDVKVNIDFRTIEEVVKLIEDRQIVEIPNQNGGEIIISETGDSLLGNISDSVFLIDTVSLISEDSFESVSEYAMSYEIPPRPIKLQEPDYPPSALNAGIEGTVVLMLWVDLDGKVTKAEVLNSTNPLFDQNAIEAGMGCLFDPAESAGRPVRVKIVFPVNFRLD
- the mfd gene encoding transcription-repair coupling factor, which encodes MNGEIFKKIAEELGKSTSNRISRSSASELALYISSLFYCREKSVLVVLDDEKEVEKVFSDVFVITGVIPEIFSKWDKSIPGEFSPSPDIVGRRLNFISGIGTGKRSIYLTDTKSFKEKVPSPERIQAFSTVLNAGQKIQTEKFSRFLISSGYTLETNTINPGEYSIRGGIIDVFSPAESFPARIELFGEDVEDIRIYEPSKGKSIKSVEEYRVFPAREIMLFEDEIEKLKAEYPEYPDAFIFGGETIASSLRKHDVPLKDLKFDGLVLTESESENSSASIDWGTGFASFLDLGIDKIESKSIESEYEDFRMFFFVRSQSLSKALKKYYPEADFIGKPLSSGFALNIAKALFITEKELFGHEPRLIGKNEREKFFLKEEIEFLPLGSYVVHEESGIAKYRGIKTIENAGQNTEYLILEYADEAFLYLPVHKLHLVTRYIGPKDSSEPKLSNLGSSRWLEKKRRAKKQIWDMTIELAQHYAVRKASKAPSVEIDDELRQSLSQTFEFEETPDQLKAINDVYTDLSSSKPMDRLICGEVGFGKTEVAIRAAMKSANSGFQTAVLVPTTVLCQQHLEVFRRRLEDYPLKIEMLSRFVSREGAKKVLENVALGKTDIVVGTHRLLSKDVVFKNLGLLVVDEEHKFGVKQKEKLRKIKKNVNTLMMSATPIPRTLHMSLWNLMDVSQINTPPPGRMPIETSIIPFSEKVIKDAVYFEVERGGQVFFLHNRIDSLQAVEVYLKKIFPDVTMKSCHGRMSSAQIEKIMIEFYDHEFDMLISTTIIESGLDIKNANTLIVDRADTLGLAQLHQIRGRIGRSDVRAYCYFMIPRKGPKTDSGRERLKAIRSYARLGAGYQLALHDMKIRGVGNLLGKEQSGYDFDIGYELYMKYLEEAVEKVRAEKGHEKEITHEIWADFPYYIPPEYVKDVNERVYLYRKIAAADLSGLDEIKSEVRDKFGPLPDSAKIFFEISTLYRLLKNTLITSLALAESVKIQFAKDPERWYIEKLVFNLPKDWRPHFRRDDERELLVEIKGWNRNLKSLRRLLEALNMDGENL
- a CDS encoding peptidylprolyl isomerase — its product is MKKTIFLVLLPVLIGCRNEVVLVRIDGEPALSQSDIPEYAFYLPEDSFFYLLDSMTEAKLILLAAEEENFPQLINSDIEDLKRILIIDSLWDSIQDSLLAEHDSLAYKYWEWSQILVRTFLVRLPPGRQKEARDIADSIEIFMGDSLMLKKYVDEVCDRYNFKGLYFGPSGDLRDIFPYVVSYSLAEELVDMEDMSVSEPIVTDTGIFILAKIKSIPTTDFYDFEEVKENLKMQEKFRFLAEQSNRMIDKLRRETDITFNGEIFDLFSKFPHFERVLEEEPIVLPDLDSVVFNQWIAVAGEDTVFVRDMLDKIKSGRVLYPDLSDTSFLRFFLMRDVMPPYLLIQEALRRGIALEGNLGSRFEKLRDSLVYESYIASHTGIQADSQEVYAYYLSNPGYFSIPERQELFIIGTADSLFMDELLDSVSQGVPFETLATRYSVLPSAQNGGDLGYVTRGRYREEIENLIFSLEPQSVSHPILLDGYWVLFKTGLYKPDSLLPFTNVFERCRNLYQSELRSQMTSFILETKGLKNRVEIDSSALRNLLRGKKEEI